One region of Priestia megaterium genomic DNA includes:
- the nikC gene encoding nickel transporter permease: MKKPQLLFVVISMCGIVLILFCLFGSQLIPMDPTQVNMQDRLQKANSDHWLGTDHLGRDLFSRIIAGAQTTIGTSFLVLVLSLLIGVPVGLVAGYIGGKIDRFLMRIVDAFLAFPDYIAAIVLSGLLGPGLLNLIAAMVIVKWVSYARVVRSIVLQEKSKEYVLIAKLNGVGTLPLIFRHFLPHVGGHILVLATLDIGKIILMMASLSYIGLGTQPPTPEWGTMLNEGRAYFYNAPQLMLIPGVTIILFVLTFTALGEYIRGKYQVNR, from the coding sequence GTGAAAAAGCCGCAGCTTCTTTTTGTAGTAATAAGCATGTGTGGTATTGTGCTTATTTTATTTTGTCTGTTTGGAAGTCAGCTAATACCAATGGACCCCACACAAGTCAATATGCAAGACCGGCTTCAAAAAGCCAACAGTGATCACTGGCTAGGGACTGATCACTTAGGCAGAGATCTTTTTTCACGAATCATAGCTGGAGCTCAGACTACAATTGGAACTAGTTTTCTTGTCTTAGTGCTCTCTCTTTTGATTGGAGTCCCGGTTGGTTTAGTTGCAGGGTATATTGGAGGAAAGATAGATCGCTTTTTAATGAGAATTGTAGATGCTTTTTTAGCTTTTCCTGATTATATTGCAGCCATTGTCTTAAGCGGACTGTTAGGGCCTGGATTATTGAACTTAATTGCTGCGATGGTTATTGTAAAGTGGGTTAGTTATGCAAGGGTAGTGCGGAGTATTGTGCTTCAAGAAAAGTCAAAAGAATATGTGCTGATCGCTAAATTAAACGGAGTGGGAACACTACCTTTAATCTTTCGCCACTTTCTTCCTCACGTCGGGGGACATATTCTTGTTCTTGCTACGCTGGATATAGGGAAAATCATTTTAATGATGGCCTCATTATCCTATATTGGACTAGGGACTCAGCCGCCTACTCCGGAATGGGGAACGATGCTAAATGAAGGCAGGGCTTACTTTTACAATGCTCCGCAGCTAATGTTGATACCAGGTGTGACCATTATTTTATTTGTGCTGACGTTTACAGCTTTAGGTGAATATATTCGAGGAAAATATCAAGTTAATCGATAA
- a CDS encoding YitT family protein: MSKTVKDVIFLLIGSFVFSLAVNMFVIPIGLGEGGVTGISIILYYTTHLSTGVTNFILNGILLIVGYKFLEKKTIVYTMITIITTSIFLHVTEGWGLHLREELIGMVFAGVLLGVGIGMILRVGGTTAGSAIIARILNKFLNWKVSHALLIVDLLVVLASYFIIGIEKLLFTIVMLYITTKVIDFVIEGFDAKKAVTVISSNKNEVADQINEQLDRGVTILNGRGNYTKESKEILYVVINKQELLKLKKLIKKIDDEAFVIVHDVRDVIGKGFLSA, translated from the coding sequence ATGAGTAAAACAGTAAAAGATGTCATCTTTTTATTAATAGGTTCGTTTGTATTTTCACTTGCAGTTAACATGTTCGTCATTCCAATAGGACTGGGTGAAGGCGGCGTTACGGGTATATCCATTATTTTATATTATACAACGCATCTTTCAACAGGCGTCACTAACTTTATTCTAAACGGTATCTTGCTTATCGTAGGGTATAAATTTTTAGAGAAAAAAACCATCGTCTATACAATGATTACGATTATCACTACATCTATTTTTCTTCACGTAACTGAAGGCTGGGGTCTTCATCTTCGCGAAGAGCTCATTGGCATGGTTTTTGCCGGTGTACTGCTAGGCGTTGGAATTGGGATGATTTTGCGAGTTGGTGGAACAACAGCAGGGTCAGCCATTATTGCTCGAATTCTAAATAAGTTTTTAAACTGGAAAGTCAGTCATGCACTTTTAATTGTTGATTTACTAGTGGTATTGGCTTCTTATTTTATTATTGGAATCGAAAAGTTACTATTTACGATCGTCATGCTTTACATTACAACAAAAGTAATTGACTTCGTTATTGAAGGATTTGATGCCAAAAAGGCCGTTACCGTTATTTCAAGCAACAAAAACGAGGTAGCGGACCAAATCAATGAACAGCTTGATCGCGGGGTAACGATTCTAAACGGTCGAGGGAACTATACAAAAGAATCAAAAGAAATTTTGTACGTTGTCATTAATAAACAAGAGCTTCTTAAACTTAAAAAGTTAATTAAAAAAATTGATGATGAAGCATTTGTGATTGTACACGATGTACGAGACGTAATTGGAAAAGGCTTTTTAAGCGCATAA
- a CDS encoding pyruvate, water dikinase regulatory protein — protein sequence MNKRKIVYIVSDSVGETAELMVKAVLTQFSGEDIEIQNTSYVENEENIDNIIAEARCNEAIIAYTIVIPPLKQYLDQTAQDEGIVAIDLMTPLMSAFSQTFNKEPNLQPRLTRKLDDNYFRRVEAVEFAVKYDDGQDFRGIKRADLVLIGVSRTSKTPLSMYLAHKSLKVANIPLVPEVTPPDELFTIPKNKCIGLVITPDKLNEIRKERLKNLGLASQANYANVDRILEELDYAEKIMKRIGCPIVNVSGKAVEETAEVILSMLKKDKMKGYV from the coding sequence GTGAATAAAAGAAAAATTGTCTATATAGTTTCCGACTCAGTAGGTGAAACGGCTGAGCTGATGGTAAAAGCAGTTTTAACTCAATTTAGTGGAGAAGATATTGAAATTCAAAATACTTCTTACGTAGAAAATGAGGAAAATATTGATAATATCATTGCCGAAGCAAGGTGTAACGAGGCCATCATTGCGTATACTATCGTCATCCCACCTTTAAAACAGTATCTTGACCAAACGGCACAAGACGAAGGAATTGTAGCCATTGATTTGATGACCCCTCTTATGAGTGCCTTTAGCCAAACCTTTAATAAAGAACCTAATCTTCAACCGAGATTAACAAGAAAATTAGACGATAACTATTTTCGAAGAGTAGAAGCAGTTGAATTCGCTGTTAAATATGATGATGGACAAGACTTCAGAGGCATCAAGCGAGCTGATCTAGTGTTGATTGGTGTTTCGAGAACATCTAAGACGCCACTTTCTATGTATTTAGCTCATAAAAGTCTTAAAGTAGCGAATATACCGTTAGTTCCAGAAGTGACGCCTCCTGACGAACTTTTTACTATTCCAAAAAATAAATGTATTGGTTTAGTTATTACACCGGATAAGCTCAATGAAATCCGAAAAGAACGATTAAAAAATTTAGGTTTAGCGTCTCAAGCCAATTATGCCAATGTAGATCGAATCCTTGAAGAGCTGGACTATGCTGAGAAAATTATGAAGCGCATTGGCTGTCCTATTGTTAATGTCTCAGGTAAAGCAGTTGAAGAAACCGCTGAAGTGATATTGAGCATGTTAAAAAAGGACAAGATGAAAGGGTATGTATAA
- a CDS encoding HAD family hydrolase, with translation MLLKPKAIFLDMDGTILNRSNKVSIQTKETIDELRKQGIFVFIATGRAFDEIEELVPEGFQVDGFITSNGMAGYVGKESVFQHSLSLQLVETIIEKARANKVYYELFPYGTPRVTLKQDQPYVENEIKEPKPDSVEINEWLSRKQAIKEEIDWKDSVEGSEFSKFYFFARTHEHIDKWKEELEKLKQETDFTTSTSSKHNVEVMVANVNKATGIQQMLKHFNLPEQDILAIGDSNNDLPMFQFASYAVAMKNAPDHIKEIVDDVTEFNCDENGVSHYLSKFLLQKSTRSNPVL, from the coding sequence ATGTTGTTAAAACCTAAAGCAATTTTTTTAGATATGGACGGTACGATATTAAATCGCTCCAACAAAGTAAGTATTCAAACAAAAGAAACCATTGACGAATTACGAAAACAGGGAATTTTTGTTTTTATTGCTACGGGAAGAGCGTTTGATGAAATAGAAGAGTTAGTTCCTGAAGGCTTTCAAGTAGATGGATTTATCACATCAAATGGTATGGCAGGATACGTAGGAAAAGAATCAGTCTTTCAGCATTCGCTTTCACTTCAATTGGTGGAAACTATTATTGAAAAAGCAAGAGCGAACAAGGTATACTACGAGCTTTTCCCGTATGGCACACCTCGCGTGACGTTAAAACAAGATCAGCCGTATGTTGAAAATGAAATTAAAGAGCCAAAGCCAGACAGCGTGGAAATTAACGAATGGCTTTCTCGTAAACAAGCAATTAAAGAAGAAATTGACTGGAAAGATTCCGTAGAAGGAAGTGAATTTTCAAAGTTCTATTTCTTTGCAAGAACGCACGAGCATATCGATAAATGGAAAGAAGAGCTTGAAAAACTCAAGCAAGAAACAGACTTTACAACTTCTACTTCATCTAAACACAATGTCGAAGTGATGGTGGCAAACGTAAATAAAGCAACGGGAATTCAGCAAATGTTAAAACATTTTAATTTGCCCGAGCAAGACATTCTAGCAATTGGCGACAGCAACAATGATTTACCAATGTTTCAGTTTGCCAGCTATGCTGTAGCGATGAAAAACGCGCCGGATCATATTAAAGAAATTGTCGATGACGTAACGGAATTTAACTGTGACGAAAACGGCGTCTCCCATTACCTTTCTAAATTTTTATTACAAAAATCTACTAGAAGTAATCCCGTTTTATAA
- the nikA gene encoding nickel ABC transporter substrate-binding protein produces the protein MRKKISLLCSMLVTIGLLAACSDNSASTEQKSGKKSLTFVSNFPSDTLDPQLNYTTVRAGIAETLVKVNEQLQIEPWLAKKWKTEDNGTTWIFEIRDGITFQNGKDLNAEAVKHSLERTIKESEAMKSALKIKEMKASGQILTITTTEPLATLPSELVHPNTAIIDVDTSDIKSKPVGTGPFKVASFKPDSEMKVKKYKEYWDGEPKLDEVVLTFNDDENARTSALQSGEADIVYRPAIESLNTLKQDSSIVVDIQPSLRNQMLFYNSRQEAFKDKNVRKAFDVLLNPTDVVNTALAGQGSPAAGPFLDSLDFSNDQKTKTYGPSEAQKHLEKAGYILKDGKAIKNGKQLSFKLVTYPYRPELPLMSQMLQSEAKKIGVKIDIQQVENMDEYMTTKDDWGIVTYSLVTAPRGDAGYFFNALYTEGGAFNVGHFHEPALASIIDELNKTVDQKQRNKLARQAGEIAEKETLHSSIVHPNNFVAYRDNVKNWVTAKSEYYVITKDLDVK, from the coding sequence ATGAGAAAAAAGATAAGTCTGCTATGCTCAATGCTTGTTACGATAGGTCTGCTGGCTGCATGTTCGGATAACTCCGCGAGTACCGAACAAAAGAGTGGAAAGAAATCACTTACTTTTGTATCAAATTTTCCAAGCGACACGCTCGATCCGCAGCTAAATTATACAACTGTAAGAGCGGGAATTGCTGAGACGCTAGTCAAAGTGAATGAGCAATTACAGATTGAACCGTGGCTCGCAAAGAAATGGAAAACAGAAGATAATGGGACGACCTGGATATTTGAGATTAGAGACGGAATTACGTTTCAAAATGGCAAGGATTTGAATGCTGAAGCCGTGAAACATTCGTTAGAAAGAACGATAAAAGAAAGTGAAGCAATGAAAAGTGCACTTAAAATTAAAGAAATGAAAGCCAGTGGCCAAATCTTGACCATTACAACAACAGAGCCGCTTGCTACGCTGCCTTCTGAACTTGTTCATCCAAACACGGCAATTATTGATGTAGATACTTCAGATATAAAAAGTAAACCAGTGGGAACGGGACCATTTAAAGTAGCTTCGTTTAAACCGGATAGTGAAATGAAAGTAAAAAAATATAAAGAATACTGGGACGGGGAACCAAAATTGGATGAAGTTGTGTTAACATTTAATGATGATGAAAATGCACGCACGTCTGCTTTACAATCAGGTGAAGCTGATATTGTATATCGTCCGGCAATTGAAAGCTTAAATACTTTAAAACAAGATTCATCTATTGTAGTAGATATACAGCCGAGCCTCAGAAATCAAATGCTTTTCTATAATTCAAGGCAAGAAGCGTTTAAAGATAAAAATGTGAGAAAAGCGTTTGATGTATTATTAAATCCCACGGATGTTGTCAACACAGCGCTCGCAGGTCAAGGTTCACCAGCAGCAGGTCCATTTTTAGATAGTTTGGATTTTTCGAACGATCAAAAAACGAAAACCTACGGACCAAGTGAGGCTCAAAAACATTTAGAAAAAGCCGGTTATATACTCAAGGATGGAAAAGCAATAAAAAATGGAAAACAACTTTCTTTTAAGCTTGTTACATACCCTTATCGTCCAGAACTGCCTTTAATGTCACAAATGCTTCAGTCAGAAGCCAAAAAGATTGGTGTGAAAATAGACATTCAACAAGTGGAAAATATGGATGAGTATATGACAACAAAAGATGATTGGGGAATCGTTACATACAGCCTAGTAACCGCGCCGCGAGGAGATGCAGGATATTTCTTTAATGCTCTTTATACGGAGGGAGGGGCATTTAATGTTGGACATTTTCATGAACCAGCATTAGCTTCCATTATTGATGAGCTTAATAAAACCGTTGATCAAAAACAGCGCAATAAGTTAGCAAGACAAGCCGGAGAAATAGCAGAAAAGGAAACGCTGCATTCTTCGATTGTTCACCCGAACAATTTTGTAGCCTATAGAGACAATGTGAAAAATTGGGTTACAGCCAAAAGTGAATACTATGTGATAACAAAGGATTTAGATGTGAAGTAG
- a CDS encoding malate:quinone oxidoreductase, whose protein sequence is MSNVYKKTDVILIGAGVMSATLGSLLKELAPEWEIKVFEKLADAGEESSNEWNNAGTGHAALCELNYTSEQADGSIDITKAVRINEQFQLSRQFWSYLVSSNLIHHPQEFIMPIPHMSFVQGEKNVSFLKKRFEALSNNPLFQGMEYSDRPEKLKEWMPLVMKGRTSTEAIAATKIDSGTDVNFGALTRMLFTHLKSKSVEINYNHSVENLTRNADGSWEVKVHDIHSGKQEYHTANFVFIGGGGGSLSLLQKTGIPESKHIGGFPVSGLFMVCTNPEVVAQHHGKVYGKAKVGAPPMSVPHLDTRYIDRKKTLLFGPFAGFSPKFLKTGSNLDLINSVKPNNILTMLAAGVKEMGLTKYLIQQVLLSNEKRMEELREFITNAKSEDWDIVVAGQRVQVIKDTEAGGKGTLQFGTEVVSSADGSVAALLGASPGASTAVHVMLEVLEKCFPQHMKKWEPKIKEMIPSYGLSLVENPALFNEIHVSTAQTLNLSKKELAYR, encoded by the coding sequence ATGAGCAATGTATATAAAAAAACAGACGTTATCTTAATTGGGGCCGGAGTGATGAGCGCAACGTTGGGATCTTTACTAAAAGAGTTAGCGCCGGAATGGGAAATCAAAGTATTTGAGAAACTCGCAGATGCAGGAGAAGAAAGCTCCAATGAATGGAATAATGCAGGGACGGGCCATGCTGCACTGTGCGAGTTGAACTATACATCTGAACAAGCTGACGGATCCATAGATATTACGAAAGCCGTGCGAATTAATGAACAGTTTCAGCTTTCAAGACAGTTTTGGTCGTACCTTGTAAGCAGTAATTTAATTCATCATCCGCAAGAGTTTATTATGCCAATCCCTCACATGAGTTTCGTACAAGGAGAAAAGAACGTATCCTTTTTGAAAAAACGTTTTGAAGCGCTATCAAATAATCCGTTGTTTCAAGGGATGGAGTATTCGGATCGTCCTGAAAAGTTAAAAGAATGGATGCCGCTTGTTATGAAAGGGCGTACATCGACTGAAGCAATTGCGGCAACCAAAATTGACTCAGGGACGGACGTGAACTTTGGAGCTTTAACTCGTATGTTGTTTACACATTTAAAAAGTAAAAGCGTAGAAATAAACTATAACCACAGCGTTGAAAATCTGACACGTAACGCAGACGGCTCGTGGGAAGTAAAAGTACATGATATTCATAGCGGCAAACAGGAATATCACACGGCGAACTTTGTTTTTATCGGAGGAGGAGGCGGAAGTCTGTCTTTACTCCAAAAAACGGGTATTCCTGAGTCCAAACATATTGGAGGGTTCCCGGTAAGCGGATTATTTATGGTATGCACTAATCCCGAAGTTGTGGCGCAGCATCACGGGAAAGTGTACGGAAAAGCAAAGGTTGGCGCTCCACCGATGTCGGTTCCACACCTTGATACACGCTATATCGACCGCAAAAAAACACTGCTGTTTGGACCTTTTGCCGGATTTTCACCAAAGTTCTTAAAAACGGGTTCAAATTTGGACTTAATCAATTCTGTAAAACCGAATAATATCTTAACGATGTTAGCAGCAGGCGTCAAAGAGATGGGCTTAACGAAATACTTGATTCAGCAGGTGCTGTTGTCCAATGAAAAGCGTATGGAAGAACTTCGCGAGTTTATTACAAACGCAAAAAGCGAAGACTGGGATATCGTCGTAGCGGGTCAGCGTGTACAAGTAATCAAAGATACGGAAGCCGGAGGTAAAGGAACTCTTCAATTTGGTACAGAAGTTGTGAGTTCAGCGGATGGTTCCGTTGCTGCATTGCTCGGGGCTTCGCCAGGCGCTTCGACTGCCGTTCATGTTATGCTTGAAGTGCTAGAAAAGTGTTTCCCCCAGCATATGAAGAAATGGGAACCAAAAATAAAAGAAATGATTCCTTCTTACGGCTTGTCACTGGTAGAAAATCCAGCGCTTTTTAACGAAATTCATGTTTCTACAGCACAAACGCTGAATTTAAGTAAAAAAGAACTTGCGTACCGCTGA
- a CDS encoding DUF4395 domain-containing protein, with the protein MSIPKPLVQLNQLFIVITVLIALLAAKWLLLLPFLVGVVTLVTKRNPVIMAGKKLLKKPISSYQMEDRAQQLFNQWIATICIGIAFISFLLSYTFVGYVFSIMVILAAGVALMGYCIDCTIRYRYMMWKYKRKKHAV; encoded by the coding sequence ATGAGCATTCCCAAACCATTAGTTCAGCTTAATCAACTCTTTATCGTTATAACGGTTTTGATCGCTTTACTTGCGGCAAAGTGGCTTTTACTTTTGCCTTTTCTCGTTGGAGTAGTCACACTTGTAACAAAGCGTAATCCTGTAATTATGGCAGGTAAAAAGCTTCTCAAGAAACCTATTTCTTCGTATCAGATGGAAGACCGGGCTCAGCAGCTTTTTAACCAATGGATTGCAACGATATGCATTGGGATTGCTTTCATTTCATTTTTACTTAGTTATACGTTTGTTGGCTATGTATTTAGTATAATGGTGATTCTTGCTGCGGGTGTAGCGCTGATGGGATATTGTATAGACTGCACGATTCGTTATCGATATATGATGTGGAAATATAAAAGAAAAAAACATGCTGTATAA
- a CDS encoding 2OG-Fe(II) oxygenase, with protein sequence MITTNTSLLTKEQTIFSHSGNKIKLEDREINIVARFEEPLVLVLGNVLSTEECDELVQLSKDKMQRSKIGAEREVNSIRTSSGMFFEESENELVHQIEKRLSKIMGPSIEYAEGLQVLKYLPDQEYKAHHDYFTSASKASKNNRISTLVMYLNDVEEGGETYFPKLGLSVSPTKGMAVYFEYFYSDAELNDRTLHGGAPVIKGEKWVATQWMRKQKIRS encoded by the coding sequence ATGATTACAACTAATACATCTTTACTAACGAAAGAACAAACGATTTTTAGCCATTCAGGGAATAAAATTAAATTAGAAGACAGAGAGATTAATATTGTTGCTCGATTTGAAGAGCCTCTTGTTCTAGTTTTAGGAAATGTCCTAAGTACCGAAGAATGTGACGAACTTGTACAGCTATCCAAAGATAAAATGCAGCGATCAAAAATTGGAGCTGAACGTGAAGTAAACAGTATTCGAACGAGCAGCGGCATGTTTTTTGAAGAAAGTGAAAACGAGCTTGTACATCAAATTGAAAAGAGACTTTCTAAGATAATGGGACCGTCTATTGAATATGCTGAAGGCCTTCAAGTTTTAAAATACTTGCCTGATCAAGAATACAAAGCGCATCACGACTATTTCACTTCTGCAAGTAAAGCATCTAAAAATAACCGTATTAGTACATTGGTTATGTACTTAAATGATGTGGAAGAAGGAGGAGAAACTTATTTTCCTAAGCTGGGTCTTTCCGTATCTCCGACAAAGGGAATGGCCGTGTACTTTGAATATTTTTATAGTGATGCTGAACTTAATGACCGTACTCTCCACGGGGGAGCTCCTGTTATAAAAGGAGAAAAGTGGGTCGCTACCCAGTGGATGCGCAAACAAAAAATTCGATCGTAA
- a CDS encoding ABC transporter ATP-binding protein, translating into MIVIVLEVKHLAIHNKTKQIIKDVSFTIEQGQWMALIGESGSGKSITAASIGGLLPSDVTLKGGSIIFKQKGEAPILGKDISYIFQDYRSAFTPFLTIGKQFEETVRTHSELSKKDRKAAIFQVLKAVNLPNERVYKSYASQLSGGQLQRAAIALALVMKPALIIADEPTTALDSVAAAEVLQLLYKLKEEAGCAILFITHDLRHVRKYADRAAIMLAGEIVEENSIESLLHTPRHFYTKKLFNAIPSLRKTPDRLLDTQKKVLI; encoded by the coding sequence GTGATCGTCATCGTTTTAGAAGTAAAGCATCTAGCCATTCATAATAAAACAAAACAAATCATAAAAGACGTTTCTTTTACAATCGAGCAAGGACAGTGGATGGCGCTCATTGGAGAAAGCGGAAGCGGGAAAAGCATCACTGCTGCTTCGATAGGAGGACTGCTGCCTTCAGATGTAACGCTTAAAGGAGGATCTATTATCTTTAAGCAGAAAGGAGAGGCGCCTATCCTTGGAAAAGATATTTCGTATATCTTTCAAGATTATCGAAGCGCTTTTACGCCTTTTTTAACAATTGGAAAGCAGTTTGAGGAAACGGTTCGTACACATAGTGAACTGTCTAAAAAAGACAGGAAAGCCGCCATTTTTCAGGTTTTAAAAGCGGTGAATTTACCTAATGAACGCGTGTATAAAAGCTATGCTTCTCAGCTGAGCGGAGGACAGCTTCAGCGAGCAGCGATTGCTTTAGCGCTGGTGATGAAGCCTGCCTTGATTATCGCAGATGAACCAACTACGGCTTTAGATAGCGTGGCAGCAGCTGAAGTTCTTCAGCTGCTGTATAAGCTGAAAGAAGAAGCAGGCTGTGCTATTCTGTTTATTACTCATGATTTGCGTCATGTGCGGAAATATGCGGACCGCGCAGCCATTATGCTAGCAGGAGAAATCGTGGAAGAAAACAGTATCGAATCTCTGCTTCACACTCCGCGTCATTTTTACACAAAAAAACTGTTTAACGCCATTCCTTCTTTACGGAAAACGCCTGACCGATTGTTAGATACGCAGAAAAAAGTGTTGATATAG
- the nikB gene encoding nickel ABC transporter permease, whose amino-acid sequence MKLIGKRIIELLIFLVILSFLSFVLMKLAPGDPVKQMLRVDDVAVSEEQINSLRTELGFNEPVYIQYGKWLTRFFQFDLGSSYMTKEPVIDELVEKFPATLRLTVASLVVMLLIAVPLGTLSALYPNKWIDYLSRSISLIGASIPSFWLGLLFIQLFSVRLQWLPSMGTGTAAHLVLPSLTLGFAMSAVYMRMIRASLLEGLKQDFVRSARARGISESRIFIFHAFRYSLTPILTILGTSLGSLLGGTVIIEVLFAYPGIGKLVIDAIMNRDYPVIQGYILWMGLFVVLINSLVDLSYKYVNPQLYVKGGDKT is encoded by the coding sequence ATGAAATTAATTGGTAAAAGAATAATAGAATTACTCATCTTTTTAGTTATACTATCGTTTCTCAGCTTTGTTTTAATGAAGCTAGCTCCAGGAGATCCGGTTAAGCAAATGCTTCGCGTAGATGACGTGGCAGTGTCTGAGGAACAAATAAATAGTTTGAGAACAGAGCTAGGGTTTAACGAACCTGTATATATTCAATATGGAAAATGGCTGACGCGTTTTTTTCAGTTTGATTTAGGATCTTCGTATATGACAAAAGAGCCCGTCATTGATGAATTGGTAGAGAAGTTTCCGGCTACGCTGCGCTTGACGGTTGCATCTTTGGTTGTGATGCTGTTAATAGCTGTGCCACTCGGAACGCTGTCAGCACTATATCCAAATAAGTGGATTGATTATCTCAGCAGAAGTATTTCTTTAATTGGAGCGTCTATTCCAAGCTTTTGGCTCGGTCTTTTGTTTATACAGCTGTTCTCTGTACGTCTTCAATGGCTTCCTTCAATGGGTACAGGCACAGCAGCCCATCTTGTGCTGCCTTCTTTAACACTTGGTTTTGCCATGTCCGCTGTGTATATGCGAATGATTAGAGCTAGTCTGCTAGAAGGATTGAAACAAGATTTTGTACGATCTGCTCGAGCAAGAGGAATAAGTGAAAGCCGCATTTTTATTTTCCATGCGTTTCGGTATAGCTTAACACCCATTCTTACCATTTTAGGGACAAGCTTAGGGAGTTTACTTGGAGGAACGGTTATTATTGAAGTGCTTTTTGCTTATCCTGGAATTGGAAAATTAGTTATTGATGCGATTATGAATCGTGATTATCCTGTGATTCAAGGGTATATTTTGTGGATGGGCCTGTTTGTTGTTTTAATCAATTCACTTGTGGATTTGAGCTACAAATATGTAAATCCCCAGCTCTATGTAAAGGGAGGGGATAAAACGTGA
- a CDS encoding GNAT family N-acetyltransferase, with the protein MKIRKARKEDASAVTELLYDMLGSIARSHTAATTNEEALLRLKAFILSEKNRYSYHHITVAEVDEKVVGLMLCYEGSMLQTLYEPVKRFVRAKLNNPAWEIDIETEHGDYYIDSLCVDEDYRGKGIGTALLNVAKQEAKKRKMFLSLNVEYNNIEAKKLYQRIGFQEHKTIFIDKKPFFYMKTA; encoded by the coding sequence GTGAAAATAAGGAAAGCAAGAAAAGAAGATGCTTCTGCTGTAACGGAATTACTTTATGACATGCTTGGGAGTATTGCACGCTCTCATACGGCGGCTACAACGAATGAAGAAGCGCTTTTAAGACTTAAAGCGTTTATTCTGTCTGAGAAGAATCGCTATAGCTATCATCATATTACAGTCGCAGAAGTCGATGAGAAGGTAGTTGGACTTATGCTTTGCTACGAAGGAAGTATGTTACAAACGCTTTATGAACCAGTTAAGCGTTTTGTGCGTGCGAAACTTAATAATCCAGCGTGGGAAATTGATATAGAAACTGAACATGGAGATTATTATATTGATTCTCTGTGTGTAGACGAAGATTACCGCGGAAAAGGGATAGGAACGGCTCTTTTAAATGTAGCCAAGCAAGAAGCCAAAAAGCGTAAGATGTTTTTATCGTTAAACGTTGAATACAATAATATAGAAGCCAAAAAATTGTATCAGCGTATAGGCTTTCAAGAGCATAAAACCATTTTTATTGATAAAAAACCATTTTTTTATATGAAGACTGCCTGA
- a CDS encoding thermonuclease family protein: MKEIKAIIYIMIAMFMLLLTGCSDEQASHSSTPSTDTKQEVQVEGSSDQEEDHSPSKASREDVVGEAATVERVVDGDTLKVKMLNGKTDRVRLLLVDTPETKHPKLGVQPFGPEASAYTKKRLEGQEITLEFDVQERDQYGRLLAYIWIDNELYNEELLAKGLARVAVFPPNTKYVDEFKKIQEQARKSEKGIWSIENYAQEKGYNTDAVKNQSSSNQKDTQSATSCEGKIKGNQNSKIYHVPTGAHYNQTMNNVIWFCTEKDAQEAGYKKAKN, encoded by the coding sequence TTGAAAGAAATAAAAGCAATTATTTACATCATGATCGCGATGTTTATGCTGCTTCTTACTGGATGCAGTGATGAGCAGGCAAGTCATTCAAGCACACCTTCTACGGATACAAAACAAGAAGTTCAAGTAGAAGGTTCATCAGATCAAGAAGAAGACCATAGTCCTTCTAAAGCAAGTCGTGAAGACGTAGTAGGTGAGGCAGCTACGGTAGAAAGAGTGGTGGATGGCGATACGCTTAAAGTAAAAATGCTGAACGGAAAGACGGATCGCGTACGACTACTTCTTGTCGATACCCCAGAAACAAAGCATCCCAAACTAGGCGTACAGCCCTTTGGTCCAGAAGCATCTGCTTACACGAAAAAAAGGCTAGAAGGGCAGGAAATCACTCTTGAATTTGATGTGCAAGAACGTGATCAATATGGACGGTTACTTGCGTATATATGGATAGACAATGAGCTATACAATGAAGAGCTGCTAGCAAAAGGGCTAGCCCGCGTAGCGGTATTTCCTCCTAACACAAAGTACGTAGACGAATTTAAGAAAATACAGGAGCAGGCTCGAAAAAGCGAAAAAGGCATCTGGAGTATTGAAAACTATGCCCAAGAAAAAGGATATAATACGGATGCTGTAAAAAATCAGTCCTCTTCTAATCAAAAAGATACTCAATCTGCCACAAGCTGCGAAGGTAAAATAAAAGGAAATCAAAACTCTAAAATTTATCACGTGCCAACAGGGGCACACTACAATCAAACAATGAACAACGTCATTTGGTTCTGTACTGAAAAAGATGCACAAGAAGCAGGATACAAAAAAGCAAAAAACTAA